In the genome of Nitrospira japonica, one region contains:
- a CDS encoding endonuclease/exonuclease/phosphatase family protein — translation MTLCRRWVIVVVFGIWTAACSSAPALFDDKAESPLASAPPPATLKFLTFNALHGLATGRVSVSLGETPEQNRRRFQLFIKQLELERPDVVFLQEVNPLPDRAQYYVEALEAVGLHYRVVYQVDACGVRFSGDRALFPDLNNGLAILAKEELELKKIMGLRLSGDLGNCRSNSGFQLGELRYGLIAEIGLPGRKGRFLLASTHLHSGFETGGRFMNLLASLHRDGRLRDYPSFKWAVDQTRLRRIGELNVLIRTLNKLKREEGYEGIVIAGDLNFERDFPEYREVELLRFKDTALLGLEVNELFTADPTVNAWIRQDAEAPVPTLLTNAMASEEMAVRERIIAAYREEMIRPRRIDYIFTDTDFPRYCLRQTLFGLEMDDKGFPASDHYGILNTYSLRTPNQMCPPGS, via the coding sequence GTGACTCTCTGTCGTCGGTGGGTGATTGTCGTGGTATTCGGCATATGGACGGCCGCTTGCTCGTCCGCGCCGGCGCTCTTCGACGACAAGGCCGAGTCCCCGCTGGCTTCCGCTCCTCCGCCCGCTACGCTCAAATTCCTAACGTTCAACGCACTGCATGGTTTGGCGACCGGCCGGGTCAGCGTCTCGCTCGGTGAGACTCCCGAACAGAACAGGCGAAGGTTCCAATTGTTCATCAAGCAACTCGAACTCGAGCGACCCGACGTGGTGTTCCTGCAAGAAGTCAATCCGCTGCCCGACAGAGCCCAATATTACGTCGAGGCATTGGAAGCGGTCGGGTTGCACTATCGCGTGGTGTACCAGGTGGATGCCTGCGGGGTCCGATTCTCGGGAGACAGGGCGTTGTTTCCCGATCTCAACAACGGACTGGCCATCCTCGCCAAGGAGGAGCTGGAGTTGAAGAAAATCATGGGGCTTCGACTCAGCGGTGATCTTGGCAACTGCCGGAGCAATTCGGGGTTTCAGTTGGGCGAGTTGCGATACGGCCTCATCGCCGAGATCGGATTACCAGGCAGGAAGGGGCGTTTCCTGCTGGCCAGTACCCATCTGCATTCCGGATTCGAAACCGGCGGCCGGTTCATGAATCTGCTGGCCTCGCTCCATCGGGACGGACGGCTTCGGGACTATCCATCGTTCAAGTGGGCGGTCGACCAGACCCGTCTGCGAAGGATCGGCGAGTTGAACGTGTTGATCCGCACGTTGAACAAACTCAAGCGTGAAGAAGGGTACGAGGGGATCGTCATCGCGGGAGACCTGAATTTTGAGAGGGATTTCCCCGAATACAGGGAGGTGGAACTCCTGAGGTTCAAGGACACGGCATTGCTGGGATTGGAGGTCAATGAGCTGTTTACCGCCGATCCCACCGTGAATGCGTGGATACGTCAGGATGCCGAGGCGCCCGTTCCCACGCTGCTGACGAATGCCATGGCATCCGAGGAAATGGCCGTCCGCGAGCGGATCATCGCCGCTTATAGGGAAGAGATGATCCGCCCGCGCCGGATCGACTATATTTTTACCGACACTGATTTTCCCCGTTATTGCCTCCGCCAAACGTTGTTCGGTTTGGAGATGGACGACAAGGGGTTTCCGGCCTCCGATCACTATGGGATTCTGAACACCTATTCACTCCGGACGCCAAATCAGATGTGTCCACCGGGATCCTAG
- a CDS encoding VOC family protein has translation MQRITPCLWFDDQAEDAAKFYVSVFKNSRMGPITRYGGAGANVSGRPKGSVMTVTFHIEGQEFVALNGGPLFKFSEAISLMVKCRSQHEIDEMWAKLSEGGQEGPCGWLKDQYGLSWQIVVPAWDEMLRDANPEKSERVMAAILQMSKPDMQQVQHAYDGR, from the coding sequence ATGCAACGCATTACTCCCTGCCTGTGGTTCGACGATCAAGCCGAGGACGCAGCGAAGTTCTATGTGTCGGTCTTCAAGAACTCCCGGATGGGGCCCATCACCCGCTATGGAGGAGCAGGAGCGAACGTCTCCGGCCGGCCCAAGGGGTCGGTCATGACCGTGACCTTCCACATCGAGGGACAGGAATTCGTCGCCTTGAACGGCGGACCGCTCTTCAAGTTCAGCGAAGCGATCTCGTTGATGGTCAAGTGCCGGTCTCAACATGAAATCGACGAAATGTGGGCCAAGCTGTCCGAGGGAGGACAGGAAGGACCTTGCGGCTGGCTGAAAGACCAGTACGGTCTCTCCTGGCAAATCGTCGTCCCAGCCTGGGATGAGATGTTACGCGATGCAAACCCTGAAAAATCTGAGCGGGTGATGGCGGCGATATTGCAAATGAGCAAACCTGACATGCAACAGGTTCAGCATGCCTATGACGGCCGCTGA
- a CDS encoding YciI family protein, whose translation MRFMILVKATKDSEAGIMPSEQLLTEMGRFNEALVKAGVMLAGEGLQPSSKGARVKFSGDTRTVTDGPFTETKELVAGFWLWRCKSREEAIEWVTRCPNPMPGESEIEIRQVFEAEDFGAEFTPELREREERLREDIARKT comes from the coding sequence ATGCGATTCATGATCCTCGTCAAAGCCACCAAGGATTCAGAAGCCGGAATCATGCCGAGCGAACAACTGCTGACTGAGATGGGACGTTTCAATGAAGCGTTGGTAAAGGCCGGCGTGATGCTCGCCGGTGAAGGGCTCCAGCCCAGTTCAAAGGGCGCGCGGGTGAAATTCTCCGGTGACACTCGCACCGTGACCGACGGCCCCTTCACTGAAACCAAGGAGCTTGTCGCAGGATTCTGGCTCTGGCGGTGCAAGTCGAGGGAAGAAGCCATCGAGTGGGTGACGCGTTGCCCCAATCCGATGCCGGGAGAATCGGAAATCGAGATCCGCCAGGTGTTCGAAGCGGAAGACTTCGGGGCCGAATTCACACCGGAGCTCAGAGAGCGGGAAGAACGGCTGCGGGAGGACATCGCCAGGAAGACATGA
- a CDS encoding patatin-like phospholipase family protein, with protein MRSLSDKFGKVIFVFCGGGCKAIIQAVAAAEFVNAGITPSHIVSSSAGSCNALGFVENPGPVGAEKTVRIWEDYITSPEAIYEVHPFFREKLARLLGVVPRATKGLAPGSAFHDVKRAFRFFPLVFSLGLRMPFRAAGRAVSFIFRLMDTFESQQKSFRRLVQSPEILEAFGEVDKYFEFKRMKAFLDPFPLLAKLGEQIDLQKVIGSSIVWHIMTERYEDGATVVFSNKDADVRAAIGGDAKTQKVVYDAFFKRIRASMALYPLFEMVEMDGYRYLDADLANPLPVEEAFSHGCDTVVIFLNVPANSVRIDPHPLRDLLELNDLLRLNERYIHHRLQEAQMKAKETGVNLFVVRPESIPPGLGLLDIDDKVIEYVKQHERQRMKEYLADLDAHNLRFSPPMS; from the coding sequence ATGCGTAGCCTCTCGGACAAATTCGGAAAGGTGATTTTTGTATTCTGCGGAGGCGGCTGCAAGGCCATCATCCAGGCCGTGGCCGCCGCGGAGTTTGTCAACGCCGGCATTACCCCGAGCCACATCGTCAGTTCGTCCGCGGGAAGCTGCAACGCGCTCGGGTTCGTCGAAAATCCGGGTCCGGTCGGGGCTGAAAAAACGGTTCGCATCTGGGAAGACTATATCACTTCACCGGAAGCGATCTATGAAGTTCATCCGTTCTTCCGCGAGAAGCTCGCCCGCCTGTTGGGCGTGGTGCCCAGGGCAACAAAGGGGCTGGCTCCGGGATCCGCGTTCCACGACGTGAAACGGGCGTTTCGCTTCTTTCCCCTGGTGTTTTCGCTGGGGCTCCGCATGCCGTTTCGGGCCGCGGGCCGCGCGGTCAGTTTCATCTTCCGTCTCATGGATACGTTCGAATCCCAGCAGAAATCCTTTCGCCGTCTCGTGCAATCCCCCGAGATCCTGGAAGCCTTCGGCGAAGTGGACAAGTACTTCGAATTCAAACGGATGAAGGCGTTTCTCGATCCCTTTCCCCTGCTGGCGAAGCTCGGTGAACAGATCGATCTGCAGAAAGTGATCGGCAGTTCCATCGTGTGGCATATCATGACCGAGCGATACGAGGACGGGGCGACGGTGGTCTTTTCCAACAAGGATGCCGATGTGAGGGCTGCGATAGGGGGGGACGCCAAGACGCAGAAGGTCGTCTACGACGCGTTTTTTAAGCGGATTCGCGCCTCCATGGCCCTCTATCCGTTGTTCGAGATGGTGGAGATGGACGGCTATCGCTATCTCGACGCGGATCTGGCCAATCCGCTGCCGGTCGAGGAAGCGTTCAGTCACGGTTGCGACACCGTCGTCATATTCCTGAACGTGCCGGCGAACAGTGTCCGCATCGATCCGCACCCGCTACGCGACTTGCTGGAACTCAATGATCTTCTGCGGCTGAACGAACGGTATATTCACCACCGTCTCCAGGAGGCCCAGATGAAGGCCAAGGAGACGGGTGTCAACCTCTTCGTCGTTCGGCCGGAATCCATTCCACCGGGTCTGGGACTGTTGGACATCGACGACAAAGTGATCGAGTATGTGAAGCAACACGAACGGCAGCGGATGAAAGAGTATCTCGCCGACTTGGATGCCCACAACCTGAGGTTTTCCCCTCCCATGAGCTGA
- a CDS encoding DUF1428 domain-containing protein: MGYVDGFLLPIPKKNIERYRRIARQAEKIWREHGALDYKECVGDDLMTKMGIPFPKSAKAKTGETVIFAYIVYKSRAHRDRVNAKVMKDPRIHSMGDHKDMPFDCKRMAYGGFKVLVGA, encoded by the coding sequence ATGGGTTACGTTGACGGGTTCCTCCTTCCCATTCCGAAGAAGAACATCGAGCGGTACCGCCGGATCGCCCGACAGGCGGAGAAGATCTGGCGGGAGCACGGCGCCCTTGACTACAAGGAGTGCGTGGGCGACGATCTCATGACGAAGATGGGAATTCCCTTTCCCAAGAGCGCGAAGGCCAAGACCGGCGAGACGGTGATTTTTGCCTATATCGTCTATAAATCCCGGGCCCATCGGGACCGGGTGAATGCCAAGGTGATGAAGGATCCTCGCATCCACTCCATGGGAGACCACAAGGACATGCCGTTCGACTGCAAGCGCATGGCCTACGGCGGATTCAAGGTCCTGGTGGGTGCTTAA
- a CDS encoding 3-hydroxyacyl-CoA dehydrogenase NAD-binding domain-containing protein yields MANDPIGTIEGPGGLRHFKTAVLEDGTLLAGFDYQGKAVNVLNVDSMAEWRQLVQWAEGASAVTGVVLLSLKHGNFCAGADLEEMHDAQRRKSFQELDRLVVDAHTVFDAMGRSRKPFVAAVEGVCLGGGLELALACHARVASTHERTGLALPEVRLGILPGFGGTQRLPRLIGLVPALDMITTGRTVFPRQALRMGLINAMVTSIPSRVRRLDEIQQETLIQAALAQVRRLRGATDRRSSLPLSRWLPGAPLIRSLVCRFARRQVLKRVRHFYPAPVRAIDAVERGLGMDLLEASLTVEKPLLIELMASSVSTHLVGLFLAGEAVKRKAATAAQGVTRLGVLGAGLMGSQIAGQLADRGYSVVLRDLAPDILAAAAGRIHKALAAQVRKRIILPSELRYRSLRIAPTTRMSDVSSAGLVIEAVSEKLEVKRAVLAEFELEAPSNAIFATNTSSYTLADIAVNAICPDRCVGLHFFNPVAKMQLVEVVRAPFTSEWALAEACTVAKRLGKFPLLVRDGPGFLVNRILSRYLAEAVILVGEGVPIQRIDRIAQDFGMAVDSGHPMGPLELIDLIGLPVAIHVLASLTVLGHRIESREALLRGLLGEGGVPLPFWKSGKENPEAVEAIREHRRAFGAEPASLSDEVLHRRLFLPMVDEAVRCLTDNIVEQPQEVDLALTYGIGFPGFRGGLLTWARDTMTPRALAGELEALAQRYGKRFEPCPGLAAGEW; encoded by the coding sequence ATGGCGAACGATCCAATCGGCACAATCGAGGGCCCCGGCGGGCTTCGGCATTTCAAGACCGCCGTGTTGGAGGACGGGACCCTGCTGGCAGGATTCGATTACCAGGGCAAGGCCGTCAACGTGCTCAACGTCGACAGCATGGCCGAATGGCGGCAGTTGGTGCAGTGGGCCGAAGGGGCTTCCGCCGTTACCGGGGTCGTGTTGTTGAGCCTGAAGCACGGCAATTTTTGCGCGGGGGCCGACTTGGAGGAAATGCACGACGCGCAGCGGCGGAAGTCCTTTCAGGAACTGGACCGGCTGGTCGTCGACGCCCATACCGTATTCGACGCGATGGGACGGTCGCGGAAACCGTTCGTGGCGGCCGTGGAAGGGGTCTGTCTCGGAGGAGGTCTGGAGTTGGCGCTCGCCTGTCACGCACGCGTGGCCAGTACACACGAGAGAACTGGCCTGGCGCTCCCCGAAGTGAGGTTGGGCATACTGCCCGGATTCGGCGGGACCCAGCGGCTGCCGCGGCTGATTGGTCTCGTGCCCGCGTTGGACATGATCACCACCGGCAGGACGGTGTTCCCCCGCCAGGCGCTGCGCATGGGATTGATCAATGCCATGGTCACCTCGATTCCCTCCCGGGTGAGGCGGCTCGACGAAATCCAGCAGGAAACGCTCATTCAGGCGGCACTCGCCCAGGTACGGAGGCTGCGGGGCGCGACCGACCGCCGGTCCAGTCTCCCGCTGAGCCGATGGCTCCCGGGTGCTCCGCTGATTCGCTCGCTGGTCTGCCGCTTCGCCAGACGGCAGGTCCTCAAGCGCGTCCGGCATTTTTACCCCGCGCCGGTCCGTGCCATCGACGCCGTCGAACGCGGGCTGGGTATGGATCTGCTTGAAGCGTCGTTGACCGTGGAAAAGCCTCTTCTGATCGAGCTGATGGCGAGTTCCGTGTCCACACATCTGGTGGGACTGTTCCTGGCCGGTGAAGCGGTCAAGCGGAAGGCGGCTACCGCTGCCCAGGGGGTGACGCGCCTCGGCGTGCTCGGCGCCGGCCTGATGGGCTCTCAGATCGCGGGACAGCTGGCCGATCGAGGGTATTCTGTCGTGTTACGGGATCTCGCGCCGGACATTTTGGCCGCCGCAGCCGGGCGGATTCACAAGGCGCTGGCGGCACAGGTGCGGAAGAGAATCATCCTGCCTTCCGAACTCCGCTATCGAAGTTTGAGGATCGCCCCGACCACGCGCATGTCCGACGTCAGCTCGGCGGGGCTGGTCATCGAGGCGGTATCGGAGAAGCTGGAAGTAAAACGGGCGGTGCTCGCGGAGTTCGAATTGGAGGCGCCGTCCAACGCCATATTCGCCACCAATACCTCCTCTTATACGCTGGCTGACATTGCGGTCAATGCGATTTGTCCCGACCGATGCGTGGGGCTGCACTTCTTCAATCCGGTGGCCAAGATGCAGTTGGTGGAAGTCGTCCGAGCGCCATTTACGTCCGAATGGGCGCTGGCGGAGGCGTGCACCGTGGCCAAGCGGCTGGGCAAGTTTCCGCTCCTCGTGCGCGACGGGCCGGGGTTCCTGGTGAATCGTATTCTTTCTCGCTATCTCGCGGAGGCCGTCATCCTGGTCGGGGAGGGAGTGCCAATTCAGCGTATCGACCGTATCGCGCAGGATTTCGGCATGGCGGTCGACAGCGGACATCCGATGGGTCCGCTGGAATTGATCGACCTGATCGGCTTGCCCGTTGCCATCCACGTGCTGGCGTCACTGACCGTATTAGGCCATCGAATCGAATCACGCGAGGCCCTCTTGCGCGGACTCCTCGGAGAGGGGGGTGTGCCGCTGCCGTTCTGGAAGTCGGGAAAGGAGAATCCGGAGGCAGTCGAGGCGATCAGAGAGCATCGCCGGGCTTTCGGTGCGGAACCGGCGTCGTTGTCGGACGAAGTGCTGCACCGCCGCCTGTTTCTTCCGATGGTGGATGAAGCGGTGCGATGCCTGACTGACAACATCGTCGAACAGCCGCAGGAAGTCGATCTGGCTCTCACCTATGGAATCGGGTTCCCTGGATTCCGCGGCGGCTTGCTGACGTGGGCTCGTGATACGATGACGCCGCGGGCGCTTGCCGGAGAGCTGGAAGCCCTGGCGCAGCGGTATGGAAAGCGATTCGAACCCTGCCCCGGCCTGGCGGCCGGCGAGTGGTAG
- a CDS encoding DUF1579 domain-containing protein, which produces MRVRFIPVACLSLIVMAAPVLAKEKKHDKQMDPQQMMELWKQMAQPGEPHKLFAGLAGSWTTVTKEWMEPGKPPTESSGTAEMKMLLDGRFLYQEYTGQMMGQPFSGIGIDSYDNMTKKYVTAWMDSMGTGIFLMEGTASPDGKTITLKGQHPEPGGGQMKHRAVWKIVDSNTQTFEMYGTHHGKKESKVLEITYTRKAS; this is translated from the coding sequence ATGCGTGTACGATTCATACCAGTCGCGTGTCTCTCATTGATCGTCATGGCAGCCCCGGTGCTGGCCAAGGAGAAGAAGCACGACAAGCAAATGGATCCTCAGCAAATGATGGAGCTGTGGAAACAGATGGCTCAGCCGGGAGAACCGCACAAACTGTTCGCCGGCTTGGCCGGCAGCTGGACAACCGTCACCAAGGAATGGATGGAGCCGGGCAAGCCTCCGACGGAATCCAGCGGAACCGCCGAGATGAAGATGCTGTTGGACGGCCGCTTTCTCTATCAGGAATACACCGGCCAGATGATGGGGCAGCCGTTTTCAGGAATCGGCATCGACAGCTACGACAATATGACCAAGAAATACGTCACCGCGTGGATGGATTCGATGGGGACGGGCATTTTCTTGATGGAAGGGACGGCCAGTCCGGACGGCAAAACGATCACGCTGAAAGGCCAGCATCCTGAACCGGGCGGCGGACAGATGAAACATCGGGCCGTCTGGAAGATCGTCGATTCCAATACCCAGACGTTCGAAATGTACGGGACCCACCACGGCAAGAAGGAGTCGAAGGTGCTCGAGATCACCTATACAAGGAAGGCCTCCTGA
- a CDS encoding YciI family protein, whose product MKFLLIVHHHEDTFMNMEQAERQRLLDESIALTHQLHGVGQYVHASPLQPSGTAILVRVRQGKPVVTDGPFIETREQIAGYFLVDARDLEEAVDIAGRVPGARIGTVEVRPLIEITGLPR is encoded by the coding sequence ATGAAATTTCTGCTGATCGTGCATCATCACGAAGACACGTTCATGAACATGGAACAGGCCGAACGGCAACGACTGCTGGACGAATCCATTGCATTGACCCACCAGCTGCACGGGGTCGGTCAATATGTCCACGCGTCGCCGCTGCAACCGTCCGGAACGGCGATCCTCGTTCGGGTGCGTCAGGGTAAGCCGGTCGTCACGGACGGGCCGTTCATCGAAACCCGCGAGCAAATCGCCGGCTATTTTCTGGTGGATGCCCGGGATCTCGAGGAAGCCGTCGACATTGCGGGCAGAGTGCCGGGCGCACGCATCGGAACAGTCGAGGTCCGGCCGTTGATCGAGATCACGGGATTGCCCCGTTGA
- a CDS encoding lipid-binding SYLF domain-containing protein, with protein MKSASRSSPSMLSIRAFFADCSTPLTRIIFALRLGLCLLTGWGVLAFPVPARGTDLTDLEEVVDNARLTFAHFAGNPDLAWIRSNLKEAKGILILPQVLQAGYFVGATLGSGVLLLHDERTGEWSDPAFYTVKAGSFGLQIGLKRSQVVALIMTKKGIDSMVGSKFMLGGDLNLTVGPVGRGLAGGVTPTMNADVVAYARSEGAYGGISLRGLILSPDDDWNEVYFGRSVSASEILLSGSSVRHWYSARLRAAVTDAQTEEP; from the coding sequence ATGAAGTCGGCGAGTAGGTCCTCACCGTCGATGCTCTCCATCCGGGCCTTTTTCGCCGACTGCTCAACACCGCTGACGCGCATCATCTTCGCCCTCAGGCTGGGACTGTGCCTGCTCACCGGATGGGGAGTGCTGGCGTTTCCCGTCCCAGCGAGAGGGACGGATCTGACCGATCTGGAAGAAGTGGTCGATAACGCCCGCCTGACGTTCGCTCATTTCGCCGGCAACCCCGACCTGGCATGGATCCGCAGTAATCTAAAAGAGGCGAAAGGGATCCTGATTCTTCCACAAGTCTTGCAAGCCGGCTATTTTGTCGGCGCCACGCTCGGCTCCGGGGTGCTGCTGCTCCACGATGAGCGGACTGGAGAATGGAGCGATCCGGCGTTTTACACGGTGAAGGCGGGCAGCTTCGGGCTGCAGATCGGTCTGAAGCGATCCCAGGTCGTCGCACTGATCATGACGAAGAAAGGGATCGATTCCATGGTCGGTTCGAAATTCATGCTCGGCGGCGATCTCAACCTGACCGTTGGACCGGTAGGGCGTGGCCTTGCCGGCGGAGTGACGCCGACCATGAACGCCGACGTGGTTGCCTATGCCAGGTCCGAAGGGGCGTACGGGGGCATTTCCCTTCGCGGATTGATCCTCTCTCCGGACGACGACTGGAATGAGGTGTATTTCGGCCGATCGGTCAGCGCCTCGGAGATCCTCTTGAGCGGATCCTCAGTCCGGCATTGGTATTCGGCCCGACTGCGCGCGGCTGTGACGGACGCGCAAACGGAAGAGCCGTGA
- a CDS encoding long-chain-fatty-acid--CoA ligase, translated as MPERLWMSHYPHGVPPQIPLSSETLLDVLSGSARRFSRRPALYFFGKTISYHDCQALVDKFACGLAALGVRKGDRVALCLPNCPQTVIAYFGILRAGGIVVACNPTYTEHELSHQLHDAGAKAIVVLDQMYQKIRHLDIELVIVTQITDFMTTIARYLYNHRNNRHVVDIPIGGATRLFHDVLNLTDGDPAQLPVVTPEDIAVLQYTGGITGLSKGAELRHRNLTANIRQLVSWFSPAERVESFLAALPLFHVFGMTVTQNICLAVGGCMILVPDPRNMSVLLSLLRKKQPTVITLVPAFVRKLLEHCVATDFASTKFVICGGAALPYELLKKFKEHTGHLIVEGYGLSEASPVTHCNIPRGLSVKRSIGLPVPNTDARIVDESGCDVREGEIGELWVRGPQVMERYWNNPVETANAVKPGGWLATGDMARTDQDGFFYVVDRKKDMILSNSGFNVYPAEVEQALQLHPLVQDAAVIGVQAGDGGESIKAFVVPKTTALTAEDLVTHCRHYLAAYKVPRKIEFRNELPRSILGKMLHRVLRVEEQARLQPNG; from the coding sequence ATGCCTGAACGGCTCTGGATGTCGCATTATCCGCACGGAGTCCCGCCGCAAATTCCGCTGAGTTCCGAAACGCTCCTCGACGTGTTGTCCGGCAGCGCGCGTCGCTTCTCCCGCCGTCCGGCGCTCTATTTTTTCGGCAAGACGATTTCCTATCATGATTGTCAAGCGCTCGTGGACAAGTTCGCCTGCGGCCTCGCCGCGCTGGGAGTGCGCAAGGGAGACCGGGTGGCCTTGTGTCTGCCCAATTGCCCGCAAACCGTCATCGCCTATTTCGGCATTCTGCGGGCGGGCGGGATCGTCGTGGCCTGCAATCCGACCTATACGGAGCACGAGCTGTCTCATCAGTTGCACGATGCCGGGGCCAAGGCGATCGTCGTTCTCGATCAGATGTACCAGAAGATCAGGCACCTCGACATCGAGCTCGTCATCGTCACGCAGATCACGGATTTCATGACCACCATCGCGCGGTATCTGTACAACCACCGCAACAATCGTCATGTGGTCGACATTCCGATCGGGGGCGCGACCAGACTCTTTCATGACGTCCTGAACCTGACGGACGGCGACCCGGCGCAGCTGCCCGTGGTGACGCCGGAAGACATCGCCGTCCTGCAATATACGGGTGGGATCACGGGCCTTTCCAAGGGGGCGGAACTTCGCCATCGGAACCTGACCGCCAATATCCGCCAGCTGGTCAGCTGGTTCTCGCCGGCCGAACGAGTCGAGAGCTTTCTGGCGGCGCTTCCGCTGTTTCACGTGTTCGGCATGACGGTGACGCAGAATATCTGTCTCGCGGTCGGGGGATGCATGATCCTGGTTCCCGATCCGCGCAACATGTCGGTGTTGCTCTCCCTGCTCCGCAAGAAACAGCCGACGGTGATCACGCTGGTGCCGGCATTTGTCAGAAAATTGCTCGAACACTGCGTGGCGACAGATTTCGCCTCCACGAAGTTCGTGATCTGCGGCGGGGCGGCATTGCCGTACGAATTGCTGAAGAAATTCAAAGAGCACACGGGCCACCTCATCGTCGAAGGCTACGGCCTGTCCGAGGCTTCTCCCGTCACACACTGCAATATTCCGCGGGGACTATCGGTCAAGCGGTCCATCGGCTTGCCCGTCCCTAACACCGACGCCCGCATCGTGGACGAATCCGGCTGCGACGTACGGGAAGGGGAGATCGGCGAATTGTGGGTCCGCGGGCCGCAAGTCATGGAACGGTATTGGAACAACCCGGTGGAGACCGCCAACGCCGTCAAACCCGGCGGATGGCTCGCCACGGGAGACATGGCCAGGACCGACCAGGACGGGTTCTTCTATGTCGTGGATCGGAAGAAGGACATGATCCTCTCGAATTCGGGATTCAACGTGTATCCTGCCGAGGTCGAACAGGCGTTGCAGCTCCATCCCCTCGTACAAGATGCGGCTGTCATCGGCGTACAGGCGGGAGACGGGGGTGAGTCGATCAAAGCATTCGTAGTGCCGAAGACCACCGCCCTGACCGCCGAGGACCTGGTGACCCATTGCCGGCATTATCTGGCAGCGTACAAGGTGCCGAGGAAAATCGAATTTCGCAACGAGCTGCCCCGGTCTATCCTGGGCAAGATGTTGCATAGGGTGCTGCGGGTGGAGGAACAGGCTCGACTTCAGCCGAACGGCTAG
- a CDS encoding NAD(P)/FAD-dependent oxidoreductase, whose product MDAYDVCIVGAGVVGCALARELTMRARDRSLRILVLEQHRGAGEETSSRNSGVLHGGIHEDPATLKGRLAQEGSRLAVSYAVERGIPLLRSGMVIAVTWKDIRSGLWRDITMLRRLWVNARRSRLPVSFVTARGLRRWEPHLQACGAIVIPSICVIDPTAWVSALKADAEAAGVTFAFEQRVVGIDPEDDGYMVTTDRKRIRTDGLINAAGLHADEVASFLSGKSSYTIRPLRGEYYEIVAPEKKGLIGRLIYPALPPGAAGKGIHFGPRPNGRLYIGPNEVAVRDKTDYTSNQTPPGQFITAVQRFLPSLEEGDLRWAYSGIRPSIMTDGGRKQDFIVAVAREAPPFVNLIGIESPGLSAAMGLARHVVNLPCVTGRWRLPAAAAPA is encoded by the coding sequence ATGGATGCGTATGACGTCTGCATCGTCGGCGCCGGCGTCGTCGGCTGCGCCCTGGCTCGAGAGCTCACCATGCGCGCCAGGGACCGTTCATTGCGCATTCTTGTCCTTGAACAGCATCGAGGGGCGGGCGAAGAAACCAGTTCGCGCAACAGCGGCGTGCTCCACGGCGGCATCCACGAAGACCCGGCCACGCTGAAGGGCCGATTGGCGCAAGAAGGCAGCCGGTTGGCGGTTTCATACGCCGTCGAGCGCGGGATTCCGTTGCTCCGGTCCGGAATGGTCATCGCCGTGACCTGGAAGGACATCAGAAGCGGACTCTGGCGCGACATCACCATGCTGCGGAGACTGTGGGTCAACGCCCGCCGCAGCCGGCTGCCGGTTTCCTTCGTCACCGCGCGCGGTCTGCGCAGGTGGGAACCCCACCTCCAGGCTTGCGGGGCCATCGTCATTCCGAGCATCTGCGTCATCGACCCTACCGCCTGGGTATCGGCGCTCAAAGCCGATGCGGAAGCGGCGGGGGTCACGTTCGCCTTCGAACAGCGGGTCGTCGGCATCGATCCCGAGGACGACGGATATATGGTCACCACCGATCGGAAACGGATCCGAACCGACGGCCTGATCAATGCAGCTGGCCTCCATGCCGACGAAGTGGCGTCGTTCCTCTCAGGAAAAAGCTCATACACCATCCGTCCCCTTCGCGGCGAGTATTATGAGATTGTCGCTCCGGAGAAGAAAGGGCTTATCGGGCGGTTGATCTACCCGGCCCTGCCTCCCGGCGCCGCCGGTAAGGGCATACATTTCGGCCCGAGGCCCAATGGACGATTGTACATCGGACCGAACGAAGTCGCCGTACGGGACAAAACCGACTATACCTCGAACCAGACTCCGCCAGGCCAGTTCATCACGGCAGTACAGCGGTTCCTCCCTTCTCTCGAAGAGGGCGATCTTCGCTGGGCCTATTCCGGAATCCGGCCGTCGATCATGACGGACGGCGGGCGCAAGCAGGATTTCATCGTCGCCGTCGCCAGGGAGGCTCCACCCTTCGTCAACCTGATCGGCATCGAATCTCCCGGCTTGTCGGCTGCCATGGGTCTCGCGCGGCACGTCGTCAACCTCCCCTGCGTCACAGGCCGCTGGCGGCTCCCCGCTGCAGCCGCGCCGGCCTAG